One region of Chanodichthys erythropterus isolate Z2021 chromosome 17, ASM2448905v1, whole genome shotgun sequence genomic DNA includes:
- the LOC137005009 gene encoding olfactory receptor 6N1-like has protein sequence MQPPLENESIALVFTLSGLNETMGNRFVFFSLTVLYYPLIVLCNVTIIYTVISQKRLHEPMYVFICNLCMNGLFGTAGFYPKFMYDLISQYHVISYAGCLIQIFVIYSSVLCDISTLTVMAYDRYVAICRPLEYHSIMTNQRVLECILFCWLSPFFCMSVLIVLTSRLKLCGSSIEKLYCENWSVVKLSCVSTIVNNVIGYVIIIIYFGHAVLIFCSYIHLIGKCRKSKEGKHKFIQTCVPHLLALLNVSVALLFDVLYTRYGSKNLPQDLRNFMALEFLLIPPILNPLIYGLNLTRLRKQVMGVFFKKEVKISD, from the coding sequence ATGCAGCCACCACTAGAGAATGAATCCATTGCCTTAGTATTTACACTCTCTGGACTAAATGAAACAATGGGAAAcagatttgtgtttttttctttgactGTATTGTATTATCCATTAATTGTGTTGTGCAATGTAAccataatttacactgtaatctcACAGAAGAGGCTTCATGAGCCAATGTAtgtctttatatgtaatttgtGTATGAATGGACTTTTTGGCACTGCTGGATTCTACCCTAAATTTATGTATGACTTAATATCCCAGTATCATGTGATTTCTTATGCTGGATGTCTGATTCAGATATTTGTCATTTATTCATCTGTTCTGTGTGACATTTCAACATTAACAGTGATGGCATATGACAGATATGTGGCAATATGTAGACCACTGGAATATCATTCAataatgaccaatcagagggTTCTTGAATGTATCCTTTTCTGCTGGCTATCTCCTTTTTTTTGCATGTCTGTTTTAATTGTGTTAACATCAAGACTAAAATTATGTGGCTCTAGTATTGAAAAGCTATATTGTGAGAATTGGTCAGTTGTTAAACTTTCCTGTGTTTCTACAATAGTAAATAATGTGATTGGGTATGTaatcattattatatattttggtcATGCAGTATTGATATTTTGCTCATACATTCACTTGATTGGAAAATGCAGGAAGTCAAAAGAGGGCAAGCATAAATTTATACAAACATGTGTACCACATCTTCTTGCACTGCTCAATGTGAGTGTTGCATTGCTGTTTGACGTGCTGTACACTCGTTATGGTTCAAAGAATTTGCCACAAGATTTGCGTAATTTCATGGCTCTAGAATTTTTACTCATACCACCTATTTTAAACCCCCTAATTTATGGACTAAATCTGACAAGACTACGGAAGCAAGTCATGGGAGTGTTTTTCAAAAAAGAAGTGAAAATATCAGATTGA
- the LOC137004254 gene encoding olfactory receptor 52K1-like, giving the protein MNEVVFTPQVQLGEDTSSPQLFQSCWDQRKGIAELNCLLKDEQVYWFGFVYSVATLANIFIMLVIYLESSLHKPMYIFLFNLICSGLLGSSAVWPKVLSNLLTDWHTSSYEGCLLQVYLLSIYAVCTYSTLTVMAYDRYVSICKPLQYHIIMNPSKIRMWLMLSNLVPVFSVAGQIYLTSRIPLCSRTLNKLFCDNLSIINISCGVGSLGILSNVYGLLIIVCLSVFPTFLIVLSYVKIISVSLKMSKNSQSKALGTCLPHLIIFINYSIATVFSVIYNRLTVLMSSEMNVFISFQVTLLPPLLHPVIYGVRTKEIRKCTVKITQRLCASTNCYFTSKLKEPKIFAIS; this is encoded by the exons ATGAATGAGGTTGTATTCACTCCTCAGGTCCAGCTTGGAGAAGATACAAGCTCCCCGCAGCTGTTCCAGAGCTGCTGGGACCAGAGGAAGGGGATAGCTGAACTTAACTGTCT CCTGAAGGATGAACAAGTCTACTGGTTTGGATTTG ttTACTCAGTTGCAACCTTAGCAAACATATTTATAATGCTTGTTATCTATTTAGAATCAAGTCTCCATAAGccaatgtatatatttttgtttaaccTGATATGCAGCGGACTGCTCGGAAGCAGTGCTGTTTGGCCAAAAGTTCTTTCAAATCTCCTAACTGATTGGCACACTAGTTCGTATGAGGGGTGTCTTCTCCAAGTCTATTTGCTTAGTATTTATGCTGTTTGCACTTACTCTACTTTGACAGTAATGGCCTATGATAGGTATGTATCAATTTGTAAGCCATTACAGTACCATATTATCATGAATCCCAGTAAAATTAGAATGTGGCTAATGTTAAGCAACTTGGTTCCTGTTTTCTCAGTAGCTGGTCAAATATATTTGACATCAAGAATTCCCTTATGCAGCCGTACTCTTAATAAGCTATTTTGTGATAATCTTTCAATCATTAACATATCATGTGGTGTGGGTAGTCTTGGCATTTTAAGCAATGTATATGGTTTACTTATAATAGTGTGTTTATCTGTGTTCCCTACATTCCTGATAGTGCTGTCTtatgttaaaataatttctgttagtttaaaaatgtcaaaaaatagTCAAAGCAAGGCACTTGGAACATGCCTTCCTCATTTGATAATCTTCATAAACTATTCCATTGCCACAGTTTTTTCTGTTATATATAACAGATTGACTGTGCTTATGTCTAGTGAGATGAATGTCTTTATATCATTCCAAGTAACACTTTTGCCACCACTTTTGCACCCAGTAATATATGGTGTTCGAACCAAAGAGATCAGAAAATGTACTGTTAAAATAACCCAGAGACTGTGTGCATCAACAAACTGTTATTTTACATCAAAACTAAAAGAACCTAAAATATTTGCAATTTCATGA